Genomic segment of Parageobacillus genomosp. 1:
TACGGTGCTTGTCACCTTGCTCCATTTAGCAACGATGATGAAGGTGGTGTCCTACTCCATTTATGTCATGGAATATATGAAAGCGTTTCTAACTATGATTGCAGCAGGGATTGTCGGATATGTATCCTTTCACTACTCTTTCGCTGCCCTCCCTCTTTCGCTGCAGACAATGGCATCTATCATCGTTACTACTATCGTTTACTTGCTTCTATTAATCATCTTTGAATTAATCAAGCGGGAAGAGCTTGCCTATATTCCTGGAATCGGCGCCTTCATCGCGAAAAAAAAGCGCTAATAAACTTCTAAACATGTCCAAAGCGGAATATACTTTGGTGAAACGTATTATCAGCGACAGGGGGAAGAGAGATGTCAAGATGGGGAACAGCGATTGTTTACGGGGTTGTTACTATTTTCTTGCTGGCGGCAGTGATCAGTTTCTTTCTATCTCTTATCCTCAAGTGGACAGATGTGCAGGAAGCTTCATTAACATGGGTTATTTTTGCCGGGTCGCTTCTTTCCATGTTCATCGGCGGGCTGGTCGCCGGTGGAAAAGGGAAAGAAAAAGGATGGCTGACCGGCGGGATTACCAGTTTATCATTTACTGCCATCGTATTTTTCTTTCAATTTTTAGGATTGGAAAAATCCTTTACCATGGAACAATGGATCTATCACCTCATCTTTTTCGTAGCGGCGGCACTTGG
This window contains:
- a CDS encoding TIGR04086 family membrane protein; amino-acid sequence: MSRWGTAIVYGVVTIFLLAAVISFFLSLILKWTDVQEASLTWVIFAGSLLSMFIGGLVAGGKGKEKGWLTGGITSLSFTAIVFFFQFLGLEKSFTMEQWIYHLIFFVAAALGGIVGVNLKASRS